A segment of the Candidatus Sumerlaea chitinivorans genome:
GCACCGTCTGAATTCTCAGGTCAGGTCCCTCGGTTTTGTTCTCATTCCCTGACCCTTTTGCTGGCGGCGCAACAAATTCGAGTTCGTGAAGCAACGCGATCGTGCCGTCGTCCTCAGCAGCAATTCTTGCGAGCTCGTCGTCCTCGCGAGAATTCGCTCTCTCCAGCTGCGAGACAGCTTCGGCCGTTGGACTGCTCTCTGCTTCTGCAGGGAGCACATTTTTCTGTTCCGAAGGGAGTGGCGAAGGTGTCGAAGTCCCGTTCGTGTTGTGGTTAAGTGCTGGCGAAGAGGAGGACTCGACAATGATCTCCCTGGTCGGCTCAGCGTTGTCTTGGCTTAGCGGAGGAGCAGTCGCACTACTTTCAGTGTCTTCGCCCTGCGCTGGATGCAGCGTATTCTCTTGCGTGGTTGTATCCTCAGGATTCGGCGTTGTCGTCATGTCGCGGCTCGGAAAACTCATATTCAATTTGCTCAGGTCCCCGAAGGATTCGAATCGTGTCAAAAGGGTTTTCTTGCACGATGCGAATGCGGCGCAATCGCGTAAGCTCCAACACCGCCATAAATGTGGTGATAATTTCCAGTTTGTTCAGACATCTTCCGAACAACTTTGTGAGATCAATTTCTGACTCTCGTCTCAGCAAGTCCTCAATGTATTGAATTTTCTCTTCGACGGTGAACTGCTCGACCAAATCTGGGCGATAGGGCTGCACATCCACATAGCGCAAGACGCGAGCGAATGCACGGTAAAGAAGCGAGACGTCTAAGGAGAGTTCTTTCGTTCGTTCCGGCACAACCTCTACGGAGGCGATTCGATACAAAACTCGCGCGGCAGCTTCTTCTCGTTCGCGCAGAGCGGCAGCGGCTTCCTTATACTTTCGGTACTCTACCAGTTGGCGCATGAGTTCGCGCGCACTCATGATAGCTCCCAGTTCTTCCTCCTGCTCTTCCGGTTCAGGAGGAGCGGGCAGAAGAGTGCGCGCCTTCAGGTGAATCAGAGTCGCGGCCATGACCAAAAACTCACCCGCAACCTCAAGATCCAGCTCTTGCATGACGTGGAGATAGTCTAAGTACTGGCGCGTGATTTCCGCGATAGGAATGTCATAGATATCCATCTCGTTAATCTTCACGAGATGAAGCAACAGATCGAAGGGCCCCTCAAAAACTGGTAGTTTGATCGTATAAGCCATACCCCTACATCTGCACCCACGACAGCAAGAATTGGATTGGCACCATATAGGCCGAGGCCAGCAGGGCGCGCACGGGCGGAACAAGGATTGCTACCCACAGAATCAGAAAGCCGTATTGATGCAAGAACATCCAGAGGCCCCAAAGTCGCTCATTTCCCCGAATCAGAAAATGATAGACAATATGGCTACCATCCAGAGGTGGGATGGGGAGAAGATTGAACATACCCAGCACAACGTTGAGGACAATAAATGTCTGCACCAGAGTCACAAGAATGGATAGGAAACTCTCAGGCAGGCTACTGAGCAAGTTTGCATGGACCGCAAGCTTTAGGACGCCAGCAAAAAGAATCGCGAGAAAAAAGTTCGAGAGGGGGCCGGACAAAGCGACCCATACGGTCCATATGGGACGTCGAAAATGAAGCTCGTTCACGGGCACGGGTTTTGCCCAGCCGATCATGGGTACACCTGAAAACAGCGCCAATAAGGGGAGAACTACTGTGCCAATGGGGTCAATGTGAGCGATAGGATTCAGCGTCAATCTCCCTCGATAAGCTGCGGTCATATCGCCTGCTGCTCTGGCAGTCAACGCATGCGCAAATTCATGCACGGTCAGGGAGAACAGGAACACCGGAATATATAACAGTAGTTCGGGACTAAACCTAAAATCCACGTTTTCGGTCCTTGGGCAAAATCTTCCCCTTCGTAAAGCCGCTGTGTTTTCTACTATTTATGCCCTTCTGAATTCGTCCGATAACGTATGCCACTTGGAGGACAGCCCGCACGGATCAGCGCAATCGAGCCATGAGTGAAATACGGATGTGAACCGTGGTAAAGGGCGCGGGGCCGGAAGCCGGGAAGGGACTCACACCTCACACGTCGCAATGAGCTGCACCAAGTTTCGGTTGCAAGGTCTAAGTCGGGGGAGACTCGATAAATCCGCAAAACAAGGACCTGTTTGCGAACAGTTTCATGGATCACCGCCCCCACCCACACCGCACACTCGCCAAGCCGAAAATCCGATTTCCAAAGGCGCAGTACCTCGCGCGATGATGTAGTCTCGCGGCTCAGAGTGTGATCCGCCGGACGCATAAACACGAAGCATGGCAAAATGGGACGCGTGGCTTCGCGAGTAAAAAACGCGTTCGGCGCGACTTCACGCCATCCGGAGTCTTGCAGATCGTCGAGGATTTCCGTCGGAGAGCCAAGAAGAAGGATATTGATGGGGATGCTGGGTTCCCCAGTAATTCGTCGAGCCTCTCTAGGAAGATGAGGAAGAAGTGACTCAAGTGTTAAAAATTCTTGCTTGGGCTTGCGGTCAAAAGTGTCTGGGGGGACCTTCGCCAGAGAGGGGGTAGTGTACATCCCGCCGACGACAAGCAACCCGTATAGACCCGCGACCAACCAATCTGCCCGGCGATCCGTATCTTCCGGCGTAAATAGGTTCTGCGACAACGTCCAAGCAACCACGAATGCTCCCAGTCCAAGGCATGCCCCAGCCAAAAGATCGCTTGGATAATGGACGGCGAGATAAACCCGAGTAAACGCAATGAGTGGAATAGTCCCAAAACCCACAAAGGCCAAAACAAGCTTCAGGAGGGGCGAGCCACGATACCGCCATGCCCACGTGGTAGCTGCACAAAAAAAGGCTGTTGCCCCAGCGACGTGGCTACTGGGGAAACTGAACGCTGTGCCTACCTCAATGAGAGTTCCTTCTGGGCGGAAACGAGCTACGAGGATCTTGAAAAATTCGCTTGTACCCAGTGCGAAGGTGACGGACGCCGCCAATAAGAACGCACTGCTACGCTGTCGCCGAAGCCATGCCCCAATAGCACCTAAAAGTGCCACAAGTAAGAGGAGCCTGCCAGAGCCTAACCCAGTAATAAACAGATTAAGTTGCAGAGTAGCTGGTCGGCGCAGTTGCTCCAACAAAGCAACGGACGCTTGGTCAAAATGACGTAGCGAACTTGAGTGATGAATCGCATGCGCCAAAAGTGCGAATCCTGCAAGCAGAGCAATGGACAAAGCCCAACCAACCGTAGCTTGGAGTCCCCATTTGCCACTGAGACACATCCGCTTTTCCACATAGCGGAAAAGTCCGGGATGACGTTGTGCTAATCGCGCGTAGGATGGGCTCTCGACAATTCGCGTTCCCACGCGGGCAAGCCAAGAAGCGAAAGTTCCGCGGAATCGCCAGAGTGTCTGGACCAACCAGCCGGTGAGGAGAGCACTGACGAAACCGGTAAACACCAAAAGTGAGAAACCGCCTAAGTAATTCGCTGCCTCCTGCCAGCTTGCTCCAAGGAGAAAACCGGCGCCAAGGTGCACGATTGTCCACAGGAGACATGCAAAGACCATCCACCCCAGGAAGCGTCCCACAGGATAATGCGTAGCGCCCGCAAGAAAGGAAGCGATGGGGCGTAAGACGCCTGAAAACTGTGCTGGAACAAAAAAGATGCCCCCACGCCGCGCAAACTGGCGTTCCACCTTCTCGAGGAAGGACTTCTTTAAAATCCGCGCGTCCTCACTGAAAAGGCCGCGGCCTTTATGTCTCCCAATCAGGTAGTTTGTGTACTCGCCAAGAAAGTGCGCAGTGAAAACGAGCGCAAACATCTCCACGAAGTCGAACACCTGAAGATAACAAAGAAACCCTGCAAAGGCAAGTACCAGCGAGCCCGGGAGAAAGTGCCCGATAACTAAGAGCGTCTCAAGATAGGTCAGAAGGAACAGAAAAAAATATGCCCATGCCCCAAGCGAGGCAAGATGGGCCAAAACCGATTCAAGAAATTGCTCCATTCTTAGGAGGAGTACAACTCGTACTCAGAAATGTATTGCAGAACTCGGCGAGGGACCCACTTCGAAACATCTTGTTTTTGCGCCAATGCAGCCCGGACCGCACTACTGCTGACGGCGGGTAAGACTCCTTCGGGAGTCGTGCCGTTAGATTCTACTTTTACCCCAACGCGCGGGATCACTAAAAACTCAATTTCTCTTCGAAGGGCGTCGTGATCTTTCCATTCGTCCAGTTCATCTAAAATGTCGCTACCCACAATCAGGGAAAACTGGCTTTCCGGATATTGGGCCTTAAGTTGTCGGATGGTATCGATTGTGTAGCTGGGTCCTTCATGCTCGCCCTCGATTGGCAGAACCCACACTTTATCTCCAAGATGCTCGAAGGCGATCTTTGCCATTTTCACGCGGTGCTTAAAGTCAGCCATCGCCTTGCCGAAAGGATGTTGGTACGTTGGAATGACAAACACATGATCTAAAGGCCAAACAAGAAGTGCGTAATGAACAGCCAGCACGTGGGAGACATGCGGAGGGTCAAAACTACCACCGAAGATTCCGATGTGCCGCGGAATCCGATAGGCTTCTGATGGAACACCACTCATTTTTCCCGTCCTGCGAGGTATTCGGTGATTTCTTCCAAACTGGCGCGGAGTCGCTCGGGGAGCTCCTTCAGGCACGCAAGAGCATTATCCTTAAGTTCCAGACAAATTCGCTCTGCCTCTTTCAAAGCCCCGCATTTTGCAAAAATCTGCAATGCTTGCTGAACATCCTCGTCCGTGGTCGCTTCGCGAGGCCGATCAAGGATCTGTAAGAGGGCTTGTTGGTCTGCTGATGAAGCGTGTTCGAACGTGTATGCCACAAGGAAGCTACGTTTACCTTCGCGGATGTCCGAGCCAATCACGTCGCGGCCTTTGCCCACGGTTAAATCAATCAAGTCATCACGGATTTGGAACATTGGGCCGATGAATAGACCATATCGGCTCAACGCTTCTTCGATCTCTTGGGACGCATCTGCCACAATGGCCCCAGCAATTAGAGGTGCAGCTAAATAGTAACCGGTCTTCTCCTTCACAATGCGCATATATTGCTGAATGGTGATTTTGCCGCTCCGCGCGTTCATGTCGAGGGCTTGACCGCGGTGCGTGTGGTCGAGGGTGGCTGCCATGAGCGTGAAGAAACGCACGACTTTTTCCGTGGGCATCTTCCCGTATCCCAGCAGCAATGCCGCGAAGATCTTCGTGAAGAGGTAGTCGCCGATATTGATGGCGTGGGGGATTCCATATTTGCGCCACACGGAGAGGCGACCTCTGCGAAACTCGTCGCCGTCCTCAATATCATCGTGCACAAGGCAGAAATTGTGCATCAATTCAATTGCAGCCGCAAATGGCATTGCGTGATGCAAGTTCCCGCCGAGACAGTGGGTAACGAGCAGACAGAGCAGAGGCCGAATACGTTTCCCCTGATTCACAGCCTCTTCGTCGAGGCCAAGTGCGTATGCCAACGCATCATCGAGGTTGGGAATGGGATCTTCGTTGGGACGAATTAGGTGGCGCAGCACGTGGTCCACCTCTCGGCAGACCTCGTTCAAGAACAATTCGAGTTCTGATGAAAGTTTCTTTGCGACCATTTCTCTTGTATCGGAATACCAAGAAACCCCGAATTGAAGAAAAAACCATGACCTCCGACGACAAAATTCCATCACCAGACTCGCAGGCGATTCGCCTGCAAAAATATCTTGCCCAGTGCGGATTTGGTTCGCGACGCCGTTGCGAGTCGCTCATCGCAGAGGGGCGAGTTCAAGTGAATGGACAGGTCGTGACGACCTTAGGCTCGAAGGTCATTCCGGGGCGGGATCACGTGGTGGTGGGTGGGCAGCGGGTCGCTTTGCCGCCAAAAAAGGTCTACTACGCTTTCCACAAGCCTCGCGGCTACGTCACAACTGCCCGTGACGAACTCGGTCGCCAAACGATTTATGACTTGCTTCGCTCGTTGCCGACCAAGGTGTTCCCAGTAGGCCGACTGGATAAGGATTCTGAGGGGCTTTTGCTTCTTACCAATGACGGCGAGCTTGCCCATCGGCTCATGCACCCTAGGCATGGTGTTGAAAAGGAATATAGAGTCGAGGTGCGTGGAGAGGTCACTCCGGCCTCCTGCGAGCGCATGTGCTTAGGGGTTGAGAAAGACGGCATAACCTACAAAGCAGCCCAAGCGAAGATCCTTAAAAGGGCGCGCGAGACCACGTTGCTGCGCATTGTTCTCACCGAAGGAAAGAAACGTCACATTCGTCGCATGTGCGAAGGGCTAGGCTACCGTGTCGTGCGCTTGATACGCGTGCGCGAAGGCCCAATCAAATTGGGTGATCTACAGCCAGGCAAAGTGCGTCCCCTTACACCAAAAGAAATAGAGGCACTCTACGCGGAGACGGCTTGAGACCGCCTTTCGGCTGACGGCGAAAGACCAAAGCTTGTCAGTACGTGGTGGGCTCATCTAACGAGTGAACTACAAATAAAGGCCAGGTGTCGGGTAGCGCTGTCGCGAAGAACGCCGGTTGTTGAGGAATTAATAACCAGAGCGACTATCTTTGCTTCCCTTCACGATCGCCACGCTGGCACTTGCGCCAATGCGCGAAGCGCCGCTTTGGATCATTTCTTGAGCTGTGGAGCAATCGCGGATTCCACCCGAAGCTTTGACGCCCATGTCTTCGCCGACGATCCGGCGCATCAGTGCCACGTCTTCTGCTGTGGCTCCTCCATGCCCAAATCCGGTGGATGTCTTTACAAAATCAGCCCCCGCCGCCTTTGCCAGAACGCATGCAGCGATTTTCTGATCATTGTTGAGCAGCCCAGTCTCAAGAATCACTTTGACCACATGGCCTGCCGCTGCTTTCACTACCGCCCGGATGTCGTCGTACACGTACGCATAATTGCCAGACTGAAGCTTGCCGACATTGATCACCATGTCGATTTCATCCGCTCCATGGCCAATGGCGTCCCGAGTTTCAAATGCTTTAGCGTCGGTGCTCATGGCGCCGAGCGGAAATCCCACAACTGCACAAACGCGAACCCCTGTCCCCGATAACAGGCGCGCACACAGTTCGACATACGAAGTATTCACGCATACCGACGCGAACTTGTACTGAATCGCCTCGTGGCAGAGTTTCTCAATTTCCTTCTCGGTTGCGTTCGGTTTCAGGAGCGTATGGTCGATGAACTGCGCCAGATTTTCGCACTGCAGACCTTTCACGCTCGTGCACACCACCCGGCTTGCGCCTTGCTCCAGCATCTCTTTGCTCATGCGCGTGCGTGCCTCTGTGCAGTCCGGGCACTCGCACGTTTGAGCGTCGTGTGGTTGCGAGACGACGGCTTGGACACTTGGAGTGGTGCTTGCGGGCGCATTCAGTATAGCGGTGACTCGGCGCACCACTTCTTCCACAATTAGGCTCAATTCTTCCGAACGCAGATCAGCCATTTCCCTTACTCGCTCCGCGTAATCATCCTATGCGCTACTACTTAGCTACTCTGGCTTCATGAGTGGAAACAGAATAACGTCGCGAATCGAAGGAGAATTTGTCAACAACATCACGAGCCGGTCAATGCCAATTCCCAAACCGCTTGCCGGAGGCATGCCATGCTCCAGAGCCCGAATGTAATCCTCGTCCATCCGGTGAGCTTCTTCGTCTCCGCGCTCACGGGCAAGCATCTGTTCCCGGAAACGCTCGTATTGCTCTTTGGGGTCGTTCAGCTCCGAGTACCCATTCGCGACTTCCATGCCGCAAATGAAGAGCTCAAACCTCTCGGCAACGTTTGGATCAGTGGGTTTGGCTTTTGCCAACGGGCTCGTGGCTTTCGGAAACTCCGTGATGAATACAGGCGCAATCAACTTGGGTTCCACTAAGTGCTCAAACATTTCCACGATCAACTGGGGAGTGGACCCACTTACTTCAGGCATGAAGAAGGGCCGAATTTTCTGAAGCGTCACCTCAGGTGGATCCGCCCACGAGAGCTCTAAGTCCCCTGCTCCGTCCACATAGGTTCGGATGGCATCCAAATAGGTGATCCGAGGAAATGGCGGCCCAAGGTCAAATTCATGCTCGCCAAAAACGAAGCGCGTGGTGCCAAATACCTGCTTCGCGACCTCGCGGATTGTCTCCTCCGTTAGCTGCATGGTATCGCGGTAATCCCAGTACGCGGTATAGAGTTCGAGCATTGTGAACTCAGGATTGTGCCGCGTCGAAATGCCTTCGTTCCGGAAATTTCGATTCAGCTCAAAGATCCTCTCGAACCCGCCCACCATCAACCGCTTCAGGTAAAGCTCGGGGGCGATGCGTAAGTATAGATCGATGTCCAAAGCATTGTGATGTGTCTTGAAAGGTCGAGCATTGGCCCCGCCGTAAATTGGCTGCATCATGGGGGTTTCGACCTCAAGGTAACCCCGCCCCATCAGGTAGTTACGCATCGCCGCAACAATTTGGCTCCGCTTTACGAAACACTCGTGAACTTCCTCGTTCACGATCAAATCCACGTAGCGGCGGCGATACCGGAGTTCTTGATCCTTGAGACCATGCCATTTCTCTGGAAGAGGGCGAACAGACTTCGTCAGGATCTGAAAGTCATGCGCGAGAACTGTGAGCTCTCCGGTTCTTGTGACAAAAACCTCCCCTTCGACTCCTACGATGTCGCCCAGATCCGTGTAGTGCTTGAGGACGTGAAATGCAAGCTCGGGCACCACGTCCTTCTTCACGTAACACTGGATTTGTCCGGTTTCATCGCGAAGGTGAAAAAAAGCAGCCTTGCCCATCATGCGAAGCGTCATGATGCGGCCAGCCACCCGCACGCGGCATTTCGATTCGATCAAAGCGTCTGAGTTCTGCCGGATTTCCTCCGCGTGGTGAGTCGGTAGCCAGCGATTTACGTAGGGGTTCAATGATTCGCTGCGCATCCGTTCGGCTTTTTCGTAGCGCAGCCGGATAATCTCGTTATGGTCGGGAAGCATAGGGTCTACTGTGATGAGAGGAACTCCTCAATTTTCTTTGTGAGATTGTCCACGCGGCGCTTGACCTCTTCGGTGAGTCCCGCCTCCGCGTGAATGTCGTCCTTCAATGTAAGCAGATCTAATGCAATCAGGAAAGCGGACTGGATGGCAAGGCGACAACTATCAATCGTCGTCTGCGCGCTTTTGACCTCGCGCATCGTGTCGTCCACAATCTTTGCAGCCTTGCGAATCCGGTCGTGCTCGTGGGCAGGCGCACGCAGCTTGAACGTCTGCCCGTAGATCTGAATTTCGATCGCAACCGGATTATTTACCGATTCATTCATGCACGCCGCCACGATCAAGTTCTGCGATTTCGGTTTCTAACGTATCGATACGGTTGAGTATCACCTTCAAACGATCCTTCACCTCAGCTTCTTTCTGATCGCGGGCAGTCAACTCCTTCTCCAAATCTTGGATCCGTTCATGCAAACGCCGGTTTTCCTCATCTGTGACCTTTTTCTGTTCAGCAATCTGATAGAGCTCGCGATTGAGTCGCTGAAGCTCTGCAACACGTGCCTTTGCTTCTTCGACTTTTTGCATGAGTGCTTGGACTTTTTCTTCGAGTGCTTCAATGCGATCGAGCATCTTTACGCTGTCTCCACAACTTCAGTTGATTTTCGTTGAGGCTGGTGAAAGTTCTGAGCGCGTTCAAGAGAAATCTCAGAAGAAAATCAAGCCTTCTCAGCCAGGCGCGCCGCGGATTTTAATTGCACGGCCAGAGCGAGATGCCGCCGAGAGCGCTCTGGGGTGAGGTACGAAAGGATTGTCAAACTGTGTCTTCGTTATTACCTGAAACTATTGAGCGCCTCATTCATGAGCTGAGTCGTCTGCCGACCATCGGGCGCAAGTCCGCTCAGCGATTGGCGTTTCACCTCTTGCGCGCACCCGCTGATCATGCTCAGGCATTGGCAGAGGCGCTTCAGAAGCTTCATCGTACCGTGAAGCTCTGTGAACAGTGCTTTTTTTTGACCGAGACGCAACGATGCGCAATTTGCGAGGATCCTACGCGCGATGCAACGCTCTTATGTGTGGTAGAGGAACCCACCGACGTCCTCGCTTTCGAAAAAGCGGGCGTCTACAAAGGACTCTACCACGTCCTTCACGGGAAGCTCTCGCCGCTACACGGGATCATGCCAGAAAACCTTCGGATTCGAGAATTGACGGAGCGCCTTGAACGAGCGAATCCCCCTGTGCGCGAGCTTATTCTTGCATTGTCTCCCACCGTGGATGGCGATGCCACAGCTCTGTATGTGGCGAACGCTGTCTCAGGCAAAGTGGCAAAAGTTACCCGCTTGGGCGTAGGACTCTCGATTGGATCCTCTTTAGAATATGCCGACGAACTTACTCTTCAGCGTGCGTTAGAATCACGTCGAACCTTCGAGTAATCCCAAAACCGAGTGGCAACCTATTCCTCCAAAACCTCGATGCCGTGTTCCTTGAGTAGCTTCTCAACCTTGGACGGGGTTTGGACTCCAAGCACGGCAATCGCTCGATGGGCCTGCTTGCCAACGCACGTATAGATATAATCCAAATTGATCTTCGCATCTGCTAAGACACGCAAGGCGCGATCGAGTGCACCTGGCTCATCAATCAGCTTTACCGCAACGGCAGCGCCGGTTTCTGGGGCCAACCCCAGCTCCTCTAAAGCCGCTTCGGCTTTCTGAGGGGTGTCCACCACTAGCCGAACCCACCCGCGTTTGCCCGCACTCGAGGCCGTGATACCCCGGATGTTCACTTTCGCTTGCGCAAGGACAGTTGTAAGCCGCACTAACTGACCCGGCTGATTTGGGATCTGGACGGCGATTTCCGTTACCGACATGGTGCGCTCACCCATTGCATAATCTCGTGGGACCTCAACCGAGATCCAAGAAATTGCGAAAAACGCCAGAAGACAAGCAAAATTCACACAGGCTGGCGCCCAAAGATTATGATCACGCAGAGCTCGTTTCCATGCAATGTTGTTATGCTCACTTATTCCAACTGATTAGAAAAACGAACTGTCTTTACCCCGCAGGTATCTTTTTCTTGATTATCTTTCCGTGAAAGCTACTAAATTGCTACGGAGAAGGTTATGCGAAGCTGATACAAATCTAACTTAAGGAGACAACAATGAAGATTGCCCTGGAACTTGGAGAATCCCTTGATGTTGTTTTAATGAACAAAGAGCAAGTGGTGGGGACGTTAAGTTTGCAGATTCGAGGTCTTGCTCAAGCTGTCGCCCAGCCAAAAGCTCTGGCTGCAAAAGCTGCTGTGTCGGAAGCTCGCCCATCAGCTCCCGCCAAGAAAAAACGCACTATGTCCCCTGAAGCGCGCGAGAGACTCAGACAAGCACAGTTGCGTCGGTGGGCAAAAGTGAAGGGGGTACAGCAACAAGGAGGGGAGCAGGCATCGTCTGGCGGTGAAGGCGTACCTCCCCAACAGTAAAGAAACGACTTACTAAGTAAAGCAAGGCCCACTCGTGCAGGTGGAACGAGTGGGCCAGTTTTTCTGCCTTCTGCGCCAATAACTTCGGCTGGGGAAAGCCTAAAGTTCGATTTCAGAAGAACATGACTGCAGATAAGATAAGCCCTGCTAATACAAGGGTTAAGCTATAGAAGAAGAGCTTAAACAGTAAGGCATTGATATCCAGTTTGAGGAATCCGCAGATCCACACATTTTGCGTTGTTGTAGGATCCTGAAGCATACTAACAGATTTGATTGCTCCCATGGTTGCCGCGGCAGGCATGAAATTTGAGAATAGTCGCGCAACGCCCACCCCCAATCCCCATTCATTGAGCGGGCCACGGTAAAGGGCTAACGGTGAGGCTAAGAAGAAGAAGACAACATAGCTCACTGCACGCGTTGGAATGACATGAGCGAGGAGCGGGGTCAGGATAGCGTCCACTTTCGGGTGGGTTGCCGCCGAAACCAGCATTCCAATTCCCAACATTAGGATGACAGGGGCAGCAACGTCGCCAATGCCATCCATCATGGCTCGGCTAAGCCTTTGAAGGGCGCGCGGTCGGGGCGTCGTCAGATAGCCAAAAGCAAGTGCCGCAAGAAAGGCGGGTACGTAGGCGGTTCCAAAACCTAATAAGAGAATAAACAATAAAGGAGTAAGTGGCGTGAGCATATTCCAATACGTTGTCACCCGCCCCCTCTTATAGTACTCGTATTGGGTCTGAAGGATTGCCCAACCCAGAAGTAGCCACGTTGCCCATCGAAGGATTTGTAGTATTTTGGGCCACGTGACATCCCGAATCGCTGCAAGACGAGTGAATCCCTCACCGGTGGCCCCTACAAACATAGCAGCCGACCCGCTCCTTGACGCAGCAAAACCTCGCAGCGCCTCCCCAATTTGGCCAGCAAAACAAATCACGATGATCGGAATGAGAAATGCCACCAGAACCCCGATGGATACTGCAACAGTGCGCTTGGTCACTGGACTGCGCTTCATCCGGAGAAGCTCAATTGTGAGAAAAGCCAAAAGCACGACAGCCTGAATTGCTGCCCAAATCAAAAAATACCGCTGAGCCAGCGCTTCATCGACATTAAATTGATTGGCAGAGGTAGCCCAATAAGTCGGCGCAAGGGAGGTCCCGATTGGGAACGCCAACAGCATCATGCCCCCCACCGTTGCTGCGGGGATGCCCAGCGAGAGTAGTACCGGAAACATGAC
Coding sequences within it:
- a CDS encoding Deoxyribose-phosphate aldolase — its product is MADLRSEELSLIVEEVVRRVTAILNAPASTTPSVQAVVSQPHDAQTCECPDCTEARTRMSKEMLEQGASRVVCTSVKGLQCENLAQFIDHTLLKPNATEKEIEKLCHEAIQYKFASVCVNTSYVELCARLLSGTGVRVCAVVGFPLGAMSTDAKAFETRDAIGHGADEIDMVINVGKLQSGNYAYVYDDIRAVVKAAAGHVVKVILETGLLNNDQKIAACVLAKAAGADFVKTSTGFGHGGATAEDVALMRRIVGEDMGVKASGGIRDCSTAQEMIQSGASRIGASASVAIVKGSKDSRSGY
- a CDS encoding DedA protein yields the protein MEQFLESVLAHLASLGAWAYFFLFLLTYLETLLVIGHFLPGSLVLAFAGFLCYLQVFDFVEMFALVFTAHFLGEYTNYLIGRHKGRGLFSEDARILKKSFLEKVERQFARRGGIFFVPAQFSGVLRPIASFLAGATHYPVGRFLGWMVFACLLWTIVHLGAGFLLGASWQEAANYLGGFSLLVFTGFVSALLTGWLVQTLWRFRGTFASWLARVGTRIVESPSYARLAQRHPGLFRYVEKRMCLSGKWGLQATVGWALSIALLAGFALLAHAIHHSSSLRHFDQASVALLEQLRRPATLQLNLFITGLGSGRLLLLVALLGAIGAWLRRQRSSAFLLAASVTFALGTSEFFKILVARFRPEGTLIEVGTAFSFPSSHVAGATAFFCAATTWAWRYRGSPLLKLVLAFVGFGTIPLIAFTRVYLAVHYPSDLLAGACLGLGAFVVAWTLSQNLFTPEDTDRRADWLVAGLYGLLVVGGMYTTPSLAKVPPDTFDRKPKQEFLTLESLLPHLPREARRITGEPSIPINILLLGSPTEILDDLQDSGWREVAPNAFFTREATRPILPCFVFMRPADHTLSRETTSSREVLRLWKSDFRLGECAVWVGAVIHETVRKQVLVLRIYRVSPDLDLATETWCSSLRRVRCESLPGFRPRALYHGSHPYFTHGSIALIRAGCPPSGIRYRTNSEGHK
- a CDS encoding membrane metalloprotease, with translation MIGWAKPVPVNELHFRRPIWTVWVALSGPLSNFFLAILFAGVLKLAVHANLLSSLPESFLSILVTLVQTFIVLNVVLGMFNLLPIPPLDGSHIVYHFLIRGNERLWGLWMFLHQYGFLILWVAILVPPVRALLASAYMVPIQFLLSWVQM
- a CDS encoding Ribosomal large subunit pseudouridine synthase B; this translates as MKVSLRPFLLYRNTKKPRIEEKTMTSDDKIPSPDSQAIRLQKYLAQCGFGSRRRCESLIAEGRVQVNGQVVTTLGSKVIPGRDHVVVGGQRVALPPKKVYYAFHKPRGYVTTARDELGRQTIYDLLRSLPTKVFPVGRLDKDSEGLLLLTNDGELAHRLMHPRHGVEKEYRVEVRGEVTPASCERMCLGVEKDGITYKAAQAKILKRARETTLLRIVLTEGKKRHIRRMCEGLGYRVVRLIRVREGPIKLGDLQPGKVRPLTPKEIEALYAETA
- a CDS encoding Segregation and condensation protein A yields the protein MAYTIKLPVFEGPFDLLLHLVKINEMDIYDIPIAEITRQYLDYLHVMQELDLEVAGEFLVMAATLIHLKARTLLPAPPEPEEQEEELGAIMSARELMRQLVEYRKYKEAAAALREREEAAARVLYRIASVEVVPERTKELSLDVSLLYRAFARVLRYVDVQPYRPDLVEQFTVEEKIQYIEDLLRRESEIDLTKLFGRCLNKLEIITTFMAVLELTRLRRIRIVQENPFDTIRILRGPEQIEYEFSEPRHDDNAES
- a CDS encoding Dimethylallyltransferase, giving the protein MVAKKLSSELELFLNEVCREVDHVLRHLIRPNEDPIPNLDDALAYALGLDEEAVNQGKRIRPLLCLLVTHCLGGNLHHAMPFAAAIELMHNFCLVHDDIEDGDEFRRGRLSVWRKYGIPHAINIGDYLFTKIFAALLLGYGKMPTEKVVRFFTLMAATLDHTHRGQALDMNARSGKITIQQYMRIVKEKTGYYLAAPLIAGAIVADASQEIEEALSRYGLFIGPMFQIRDDLIDLTVGKGRDVIGSDIREGKRSFLVAYTFEHASSADQQALLQILDRPREATTDEDVQQALQIFAKCGALKEAERICLELKDNALACLKELPERLRASLEEITEYLAGREK
- a CDS encoding Nicotinate-nucleotide adenylyltransferase; translation: MSGVPSEAYRIPRHIGIFGGSFDPPHVSHVLAVHYALLVWPLDHVFVIPTYQHPFGKAMADFKHRVKMAKIAFEHLGDKVWVLPIEGEHEGPSYTIDTIRQLKAQYPESQFSLIVGSDILDELDEWKDHDALRREIEFLVIPRVGVKVESNGTTPEGVLPAVSSSAVRAALAQKQDVSKWVPRRVLQYISEYELYSS
- a CDS encoding Lysyl-tRNA synthetase (class II); this encodes MLPDHNEIIRLRYEKAERMRSESLNPYVNRWLPTHHAEEIRQNSDALIESKCRVRVAGRIMTLRMMGKAAFFHLRDETGQIQCYVKKDVVPELAFHVLKHYTDLGDIVGVEGEVFVTRTGELTVLAHDFQILTKSVRPLPEKWHGLKDQELRYRRRYVDLIVNEEVHECFVKRSQIVAAMRNYLMGRGYLEVETPMMQPIYGGANARPFKTHHNALDIDLYLRIAPELYLKRLMVGGFERIFELNRNFRNEGISTRHNPEFTMLELYTAYWDYRDTMQLTEETIREVAKQVFGTTRFVFGEHEFDLGPPFPRITYLDAIRTYVDGAGDLELSWADPPEVTLQKIRPFFMPEVSGSTPQLIVEMFEHLVEPKLIAPVFITEFPKATSPLAKAKPTDPNVAERFELFICGMEVANGYSELNDPKEQYERFREQMLARERGDEEAHRMDEDYIRALEHGMPPASGLGIGIDRLVMLLTNSPSIRDVILFPLMKPE
- a CDS encoding Recombination protein RecR; this encodes MSSLLPETIERLIHELSRLPTIGRKSAQRLAFHLLRAPADHAQALAEALQKLHRTVKLCEQCFFLTETQRCAICEDPTRDATLLCVVEEPTDVLAFEKAGVYKGLYHVLHGKLSPLHGIMPENLRIRELTERLERANPPVRELILALSPTVDGDATALYVANAVSGKVAKVTRLGVGLSIGSSLEYADELTLQRALESRRTFE